The following are from one region of the Ornithorhynchus anatinus isolate Pmale09 chromosome X1, mOrnAna1.pri.v4, whole genome shotgun sequence genome:
- the ARRDC5 gene encoding arrestin domain-containing protein 5, translated as MSIVKSLRLLFPKREIYLPNSAIEGQVALTLRSSLVNPLVKVELVGRSYLEWRVEGNANMDYSKDVLCSNKTDHVHKSKTFDIEDNWLGAGSHTFDFSFQLPSKIPSTFKSKIGHVFYFIQTSCSGREHILAKQREYLPVQGTSGYYHDTVNKHPILVEANKNLFYNCFRQGLVYLRVSLDHNIFIPGDCVILSAEIENWTNKHLTSMSCTLNSYVTYEGFTLRAERKTLEEKQKLLSQETHINIIPFTTATVVNALSLPRLLPVSTEPPGGDIMEFKYEVAAAVHIPWTLKKVVAKVPIVIQCPRVVRLGN; from the exons ATGTCGATTGTAAAATCTCTTCGACTACTATTTCCCAAAAGGGAGATCTATCTGCCCAATTCTGCCATCGAAGGGCAAGTAGCACTCACCCTGCGCTCCAGTCTGGTCAACCCATTGGTGAAGGTGGAACTGGTAGGGAGGAGTTACCTGGAATGGAGGGTAGAAGGGAATGCAAATATGGATTACAGCAAGGACGTTCTGTGCAGCAACAAAACTGACCACGTGCACAAGAGCAAGACCTTCGACATCGAAG ACAACTGGTTAGGCGCTGGCAGTCACACCTTTGACTTCTCCTTTCAACTCCCTTCCAAGATCCCCTCCACCTTCAAGAGTAAGATCGGCCACGTCTTCTATTTCATTCAAACATCCTGTTCTGGCCGGGAGCACATCTTAGCCAAACAGAGGGAATATCTGCCTGTCCAAGGAACATCAGGGTATTACCATGACACTGTTAACAAG caTCCCATATTAGTAGAGGCGAACAAGAACCTGTTCTATAACTGCTTCCGCCAGGGTCTGGTCTACCTCCGAGTCTCCCTGGACCATAACATCTTCATCCCGGGAGACTGCGTGATCCTTAGCGCCGAGATCGAGAACTGGACCAACAAGCACCTCACGAGTATGAGCTGCACCCTCAACTCTTACGTCACCTACGAGGGTTTCACCCTGAGAGCTGAACGGAAGACCTTGGAAGAAAAGCAGAAACTGCTGAGCCAGGAGACCCACATCAACATCATCCCCTTTACTACCGCCACGGTCGTCAACGCCCTGAGCCTGCCCAGGCTGCTGCCCGTCAGCACCGAACCGCCGGGCGGCGATATCATGGAGTTTAAGTACGAGGTGGCGGCCGCCGTCCACATTCCCTGGACGCTGAAAAAGGTGGTGGCCAAGGTCCCCATTGTTATCCAGTGCCCTCGGGTGGTCAGGCTGGGGAATTAG
- the PLIN3 gene encoding perilipin-3 isoform X2 has translation MSANGAEVGAQAEEDPTQQSVMGRVANMPLVSSTCNMVSAAYTSTKESYPYVKSVCNMAEQGVKTITAAAVSGAQPLLTKLETQIASANEYAHKGLDRLEEKLPILQQPSDKVIADTRERVSSTMTGAKDAVTSRVTGAVDMTREAVQSGMDLTKSVMTSGVNTVVGSRVGQMVLSSVDAVLGKSEEWVDNYLPMTDEELAKIATSLEGFDMASLQQQRLQQSYFVRLGSLSSKLHHRAYQHSVGKLRQTKQSTQEALMQLQQAISLVENIKQGVDQKILDGQEKLHQMWLSWNQKQLQGTEEKAAPQPEVESQTLAMFRAITQQVQANSTTLLASVQGLPGHIQEQVQQVRRAAEELQAGFAGAGSFQALSGSLLSQSRERVGQARQALDEMLDYVAQNAPATWLVGPFAPARSELPPAPEEKAQPN, from the exons ATGTCAGCTAATGGGGCAGAGGTTGGTGCTCAGGCTGAAGAGGATCCCACACAGCAG AGCGTGATGGGCCGGGTGGCTAACATGCCCCTGGTCAGTTCCACCTGCAACATGGTCTCTGCCGCCTACACCTCCACCAAAGAGAGCTACCCCTATGTTAAGTCTGTCTGCAACATGGCAGAGCAGGGCGTGAAGACCATCACGGCGGCCGCTGTCAGCGGGGCCCAGCCGCTCCTGACCAAACTGGAGACTCAGA ttGCCTCTGCCAATGAGTATGCTCACAAGGGACTGGACCGGCTGGAAGAGAAACTGCCAATCCTTCAACAGCCTTCAGACAAG GTCATTGCCGATACAAGGGAGCGAGTGTCATCTACCATGACGGGGGCTAAGGATGCGGTGACCAGCAGAGTGACTGGGGCAGTGGACATGACCCGAGAAGCCGTGCAGAGCGGCATGGACCTGACCAAGTCGGTGATGACTAGCGGCGTGAACACAGTCGTGGGCTCCCGGGTCGGGCAGATGGTGTTGAGCAGTGTGGATGCTGTGCTGGGCAAGTCGGAGGAGTGGGTGGACAACTACCTGCCAATGACTGACGAGGAGCTGG CCAAAATTGCCACATCCCTGGAAGGGTTTGACATGGCTTCTCTGCAGCAGCAGCGTCTGCAGCAGAGCTATTTTGTCCGCCTGGGATCCCTGTCTTCTAAGCTCCACCACCGTGCCTACCAGCACTCTGTGGGCAAGCTGAGGCAGACCAAGCAGAGCACCCAGGAGGCACTTATGCAGCTCCAGCAGGCCATCAGCTTG GTTGAAAACATTAAGCAGGGGGTTGACCAGAAGATCCTCGACGGCCAGGAGAAGCTGCACCAGATGTGGCTCAGCTGGAACCAGAAGCAGCTTCAGGGGACTGAGGAAAAGGCAGCCCCGCAGCCTGAG GTGGAGTCCCAGACCCTCGCCATGTTCCGGGCCATAACCCAGCAGGTGCAGGCCAATAGCACCACCCTCCTGGCCAGTGTGCAGGGCCTGCCAGGCCACATCCAGGAGCAGGTGCAGCAGGTGCGCCGTGCTGCCGAGGAGCTCCAGGCGGGCTTTGCCGGGGCTGGCTCCTTCCAGGCTCTTTCAGGCAGCCTCCTGAGCCAGAGCCGGGAGAGGGTTGGCCAGGCCCGGCAGGCCTTGGATGAGATGCTGGACTACGTGGCCCAGAACGCACCTGCTACGTGGCTGGTGGGCCCTTTTGCCCCAGCCCGCTCAGAGCTGCCACCTGCCCCAGAGGAGAAGGCGCAGCCCAACTAA
- the PLIN3 gene encoding perilipin-3 isoform X1, whose translation MSANGAEVGAQAEEDPTQQSVMGRVANMPLVSSTCNMVSAAYTSTKESYPYVKSVCNMAEQGVKTITAAAVSGAQPLLTKLETQIASANEYAHKGLDRLEEKLPILQQPSDKVIADTRERVSSTMTGAKDAVTSRVTGAVDMTREAVQSGMDLTKSVMTSGVNTVVGSRVGQMVLSSVDAVLGKSEEWVDNYLPMTDEELAKIATSLEGFDMASLQQQRLQQSYFVRLGSLSSKLHHRAYQHSVGKLRQTKQSTQEALMQLQQAISLVENIKQGVDQKILDGQEKLHQMWLSWNQKQLQGTEEKAAPQPEQVESQTLAMFRAITQQVQANSTTLLASVQGLPGHIQEQVQQVRRAAEELQAGFAGAGSFQALSGSLLSQSRERVGQARQALDEMLDYVAQNAPATWLVGPFAPARSELPPAPEEKAQPN comes from the exons ATGTCAGCTAATGGGGCAGAGGTTGGTGCTCAGGCTGAAGAGGATCCCACACAGCAG AGCGTGATGGGCCGGGTGGCTAACATGCCCCTGGTCAGTTCCACCTGCAACATGGTCTCTGCCGCCTACACCTCCACCAAAGAGAGCTACCCCTATGTTAAGTCTGTCTGCAACATGGCAGAGCAGGGCGTGAAGACCATCACGGCGGCCGCTGTCAGCGGGGCCCAGCCGCTCCTGACCAAACTGGAGACTCAGA ttGCCTCTGCCAATGAGTATGCTCACAAGGGACTGGACCGGCTGGAAGAGAAACTGCCAATCCTTCAACAGCCTTCAGACAAG GTCATTGCCGATACAAGGGAGCGAGTGTCATCTACCATGACGGGGGCTAAGGATGCGGTGACCAGCAGAGTGACTGGGGCAGTGGACATGACCCGAGAAGCCGTGCAGAGCGGCATGGACCTGACCAAGTCGGTGATGACTAGCGGCGTGAACACAGTCGTGGGCTCCCGGGTCGGGCAGATGGTGTTGAGCAGTGTGGATGCTGTGCTGGGCAAGTCGGAGGAGTGGGTGGACAACTACCTGCCAATGACTGACGAGGAGCTGG CCAAAATTGCCACATCCCTGGAAGGGTTTGACATGGCTTCTCTGCAGCAGCAGCGTCTGCAGCAGAGCTATTTTGTCCGCCTGGGATCCCTGTCTTCTAAGCTCCACCACCGTGCCTACCAGCACTCTGTGGGCAAGCTGAGGCAGACCAAGCAGAGCACCCAGGAGGCACTTATGCAGCTCCAGCAGGCCATCAGCTTG GTTGAAAACATTAAGCAGGGGGTTGACCAGAAGATCCTCGACGGCCAGGAGAAGCTGCACCAGATGTGGCTCAGCTGGAACCAGAAGCAGCTTCAGGGGACTGAGGAAAAGGCAGCCCCGCAGCCTGAG CAGGTGGAGTCCCAGACCCTCGCCATGTTCCGGGCCATAACCCAGCAGGTGCAGGCCAATAGCACCACCCTCCTGGCCAGTGTGCAGGGCCTGCCAGGCCACATCCAGGAGCAGGTGCAGCAGGTGCGCCGTGCTGCCGAGGAGCTCCAGGCGGGCTTTGCCGGGGCTGGCTCCTTCCAGGCTCTTTCAGGCAGCCTCCTGAGCCAGAGCCGGGAGAGGGTTGGCCAGGCCCGGCAGGCCTTGGATGAGATGCTGGACTACGTGGCCCAGAACGCACCTGCTACGTGGCTGGTGGGCCCTTTTGCCCCAGCCCGCTCAGAGCTGCCACCTGCCCCAGAGGAGAAGGCGCAGCCCAACTAA